Below is a genomic region from Rosa chinensis cultivar Old Blush chromosome 5, RchiOBHm-V2, whole genome shotgun sequence.
CCAAGAAAACTGGATTCCGATTGAGGAAAGAATTGAAAGCAAAGATCTTTGGAAGAGTAATGGGTGGCTTTCTGTAACTAAGCTTTGGGTGCTTCTATGGTGGCCTTTTCTGGTAGCCAAGATGAGAAGCACCTCAGAAACGGTAACGGTTTCTTCTTCTAGGCTCAATCTCCGATCTACTTCTTCGATGCGCTAAAACTCTGCACCACTGTCAAGTTGAGAGGGAGGGGAGGGAAGAGAGAGCCAAAAAAACCTAAACCTTCTGGTCTTCTACCCTTATTTACAATATGTGTGATTACGAATACTGCATAGCTTAGTATTCAAGATTCTGTATAGACAATTCAAAATTAACTCATATTTACTCTTTAGTTGAGGTTCTtgagaaataatgaaaatatgcCAATTGCTGATCTTCCTTTGCTAACATATTGAGGACCTCTTTGTTCTCCCTTGCTTGCTTCTCTGATAAAtgtttctcccattttattttgatttgctttcttttatatgcagtatacccttttttttttttttttgactagaTACATGGCTCAGTTTATGTGCACCAAAAACAGTTTATGGCTCAGATGATTTTAAACGAAATCAAAATTTACAAAACCAAATGGTACCACAATCTTGGATCTCTCCTATTCACAAAACAAACCCAGATTCACAATCAAAAAAGCTAGaacaaatcaaaaattcaaatgcTCTGAGAACCAAAACCATCCTATTTGCTTTGAGCCCAACGTTTATGTCTTACAGCCTGATCAATACAGTTAGTTAATACCTGCGTTTGACGGTGCGTCTCCATCTAAGAGCAAAACCGACAGCAGGACGAACAGTTTGCACCATTTTTTTACCTCGAGGACAGAGATTTGGATAGAGTTAATTTAGATGGAGACGCACCGTCAAACGCAGGTATTAACCAACTGTATTGATCAGGCTGTAAGACATAAACGTTGGGCTCAAAGCAAATAGGATGGTTTTGGTTCTCAGAgcatttgaatttttgatttgttCTAGCTTTTTTGATTGTGAATCTGGGTTTGTTTTGTGAATAGGAGAGATCCAAGATTGTGGTACCATTTGGTTTTGTAAATTTTGATTTCGTTTAAAAGTATTTCAAATAGTGTGATCGATCTGTTTTACTGTGGTTGCACGAGTTCTTCAAAGGTGGTTGATTATATTTTTGAATCTGTATTCTTTTTCCGTGCATAGTGATTATTTCAGAAAAGCTATTAGATTTGACTATGTTGGTTTTTGGATTAAATGGCTTTTGAGCTTAACCCAACATTCTCTATGGTATTCATTACCAACAGCTTAAATCATCTCctcctttttccatttttttttccttttttcttcaagaatccatatttttttgtttaattgtatCTCCAATGTgtaatatgtatttttttttttggtttgcagATATCAGTAACAGTGTGCAATCGGAATTTGAAAGTGCTTTGAACTTGGGTATGAAATGTTTTTGCCAGACTGCATACATAATTATGTAGATGTTTTTACAGGATGAGTTGAAGTTCTATATAGAACTTAGACCACACAAATGATAAATGGTTGTATTGAGTTTGATTGCTCAGTAACTAAAATAGTACTAACATGGTTGTTATCAAAAATTCGTGCTAGGATTATTGAATCACAGGTGTTACTCCATCTAAGAAGACTATTTATATTGCTTTGCATGATTAGTCTTATATATTTGTAACAAGTTGGAAAATTTTCTAATCAATCAAGAGTGTTTCTCTGATAGCAACCTGGTCTTACAACATCTGTAATCTAATGGTACAAAAACTTATTATTGGTGAATCACTTAATGATTTATTAGGAAATTTGTGGTAGATTCTGTTTCCTCTGCTTAAATTTTGTAGATTTTGTGCTTCTGTTCATATTTTACACTTAAGATGGATATCACATGTTTAAAATGAGATTATACTCCATTTAAGAAAAACGATTTACATAAGTTTGCATCATTAGCTTTATACATTTAAGAAAAGCGAGAAATTTTTCTAATCAATCAAGAATACTTCTCTCATATCGACATGGTCTTACAACATCTATACTCCTATCGATTGATGAATCACTGAATAAGTTAATAGGAAAtgtggcacataaactgcatgAATCATGATCATTTCACAATCTTAGTATATGCAAAAGTCCTTATGATTCTGTATGATTTCTCTGCCAAAgtatcttcatttttttctttcattaatgGCTTGCAGATCATAAAGGATGGTGGATGTGGCTGCTGCTGGTGTGGGGAACGCAAGTAAGGATCCAAATTTGATCCCACCACCTCCTCCAACCATTCCACCCAATGTGAAGCCAAGAGTCCTGACTTCTCCCAAGTATTCTATTACGAGTAGGAAACAATTGCTTGCGAACCACTTCAAACTCACTGCGAAAGCTCCAGATTTTGTATTCTACCAATATTCTGTATGTCTACCTCATGTCATTCTTTTGCTGTGCAGTTTACTATGTTCAGTATAAAATTCTTAATTGCATACTATTCCTCACAGGTTCATATTACTTCTGAAAACAAGAAGCCCGCTCAAGGCAAGGGAATTGGCAGAAAACTGGTTGACAGGCTCTATCAAACATATTCTTCTAAACTTGCTGATAACAAGTTTGTGTATGATAAAGAGAAAGCTCTATATACAGCTGGTCCTCTGCCGCAAAACAAGCTTGACTTTACAGTTCCCCTGCAGGAGACATTTGCAAAGAGGTATATCCGACTATTGTTCTCTTTTTTGTgttcttgctttaaagattcctCTATATATCTCTTATACAAGAATCCATATATTTTCTCAACTAGGATTGTTCTCCAATTTAATAATTTCAAATTCAGTTACTCACTTTGCTCTATTTATGCTTAATTGAAGAATTGCCTAATATCAATCATCCAAGTCCAGTTTGTGAGTACAATGATCAATATTGATTGTTATTCATCTTTGGATTGTTAGTTAAAATTCATCTAATCCAAATGAACCGCA
It encodes:
- the LOC121049399 gene encoding protein argonaute 4A-like isoform X1, which gives rise to MVDVAAAGVGNASKDPNLIPPPPPTIPPNVKPRVLTSPKYSITSRKQLLANHFKLTAKAPDFVFYQYSVHITSENKKPAQGKGIGRKLVDRLYQTYSSKLADNKFVYDKEKALYTAGPLPQNKLDFTVPLQETFAKRSRYSGRNSRSLQGSSSKVQLAVLFVCASRSGNVCERTSS